A single genomic interval of Malania oleifera isolate guangnan ecotype guangnan chromosome 13, ASM2987363v1, whole genome shotgun sequence harbors:
- the LOC131146785 gene encoding surfeit locus protein 1, protein MTAGLSMAAVSISKTLRKLHRGNWALQSLPKRYAPTPSSSSFSSSAPAISSSSPNSSSPSSSQSLEKPRGRWTRWLLFTPAAITFGLGTWQIFRRQEKIKMLEYRRLRLDMEPVQLNNLVPLSEKSDSLEFRRVVCKGVFDENKSIYVGPRSRSISGVTENGYYIITPLMPIPDDPESVQSPVLVNRGWVPRSWRDKSLDVSRDIVQPSNMKHSSVQESERHSWWRFWAKKPRDIEDQIHAAASVEVVGVVRSGEKPSIFVPANDPSSFQWFYVDVPAIAHACGLSESATYIEDINENINPSNPYPVPKDANTLVHSSVMPQDHLNYTLTWYSLSAAVTYMAFKRLMPKKSRR, encoded by the exons ATGACAGCAGGCCTCAGTATGGCAGCAGTCTCCATTTCCAAAACCCTAAGGAAGCTCCATCGTGGGAATTGGGCTCTTCAATCCCTTCCCAAGCGTTACGCCCCTACACCCTCGTCTTCTTCTTTCTCCAGCTCTGCCCCTGCGATTTCCTCTTCTTCACCTAATTCTTCATCACCCTCCTCTTCCCAATCGCTag AAAAACCGCGGGGAAGATGGACGAGATGGTTGCTTTTTACTCCTGCGGCTATCACATTTGGCCTGGGAACCTGGCAGATATTCAGAAGACAGGAAAAA ATAAAAATGTTGGAGTATAGACGGTTGAGGTTAGATATGGAACCTGTTCAGTTGAACAACCTAGTACCCTTGAGCGAGAAATCTGATTCTCTGGAGTTCAGGAGGGTGGTATGCAAAGGAGTTTTTGATGAGAATAAATCAATATATGTTGGTCCACGTTCAAGAAGCATTTCAGGAGTGACTGAAAATGGATACTATATCATTACACCGCTTATGCCAATCCCGGATGATCCTGAGAG CGTGCAGTCTCCAGTTCTGGTCAATAGAGGATGGGTTCCTCGCAGTTGGAGAGACAAGTCTTTAGATGTTTCACGAGACATTGTACAACCATCAAATATGAAACATTCCTCTGTTCAAGAGAGTGAAAGACACTCTTGGTGGAGGTTTTGGGCTAAGAAGCCTAGAGATATTGAG GATCAAATTCATGCTGCAGCTTCTGTAGAAGTAGTTGGAGTTGTTCGCAGCGGTGAGAAGCCTAGCATATTTGTTCCAGCAAATGATCCAAGCTCCTTTCAGTGGTTCTATGTTGATGTCCCTGCTATTGCCCATGCTTGTGGACTTTCTGAGAGTGCTACATACATTGAAGACATCAATGAAAACATCAATCCTAGTAACCCATACCCTGTTCCAAAGGATGCAAATACCTTAGTTCATAGTTCTGTGATGCCCCAGGACCATCTAAACTACACATTGACGTG GTATTCTCTTTCTGCTGCGGTAACATATATGGCTTTCAAGAGATTAATGCCAAAAAAGAGCAGGAGATAG